From one Anopheles bellator chromosome 1, idAnoBellAS_SP24_06.2, whole genome shotgun sequence genomic stretch:
- the LOC131208342 gene encoding uncharacterized protein LOC131208342, whose amino-acid sequence MAEAQRLIGISLAKIAQARVCRGGVSLHKNLLVATVLQKARYIFMEEAYHIVHGHYLQQQQQQHNAYLAQTMVSPVAPEEDGDKCDNAQQQRSSMAMAAAAAAAAAAAVAAASTTVSKTPSLVDEEADEGEDDGGVMLPTTIESLPLEPVAAAAAAEPLNMCRSGSDETEQESERHHHHHDMSHLFLLPALAPWIGGGTGTGSGEDDGADDRSATPGSFSPFAADDDDDEEEDEDDEEGEEESRCQDLSCHQRTAPAPPPPPTATPSAMLYFDLDDRRNVRKRLLRRRRCRSGEEAESDRVVAASKRKSSDSISSAARDSDDDSGSGGDAAAAADAETVRGELPMALLAAKRLKPDTDTRPSSSCTPQFYASPAICSRSSETESRTSSSSPSSGQQLEAENLTTTGPGHYQHQQQPRASDIPETVASVESIDRITSLVSIFSFGNLSRSVSTPDFCAAQAQKDRGSGSRPDGVVVVGGAALQHHGQRGYLTMTV is encoded by the coding sequence ATGGCCGAAGCGCAGCGGCTGATCGGGATTTCGCTGGCGAAGATCGCCCAGGCGCGCGTCTGCCGCGGTGGCGTTTCGCTCCACAAGAATCTGTTGGTCGCGACGGTCCTGCAGAAGGCGCGCTACATCTTCATGGAGGAAGCGTACCACATCGTCCACGGTCACtatctgcagcagcagcaacagcagcacaatgCTTACCTCGCCCAAACGATGGTCAGCCCCGTGGCACCGGAGGAGGACGGTGACAAGTGCGACAACGCACAGCAGCAACGTAGCAGTATGGCAATGGCagctgcggctgccgctgccgctgcagcagcggtCGCTGCCGCATCGACCACCGTCTCCAAGACGCCCTCCCTGGTGGACGAGGAGGCGGACGAGGGggaggacgacggcggcgtgatgctgccgacgacgatcgagtCACTTCCGCTTGAgcccgtggcggcggcggcagcggcggaacCACTCAACATGTGCCGGAGTGGGAGCGACGAGACGGAGCAGGAGTCGgagcggcaccaccaccaccacgataTGTCGCATCTGTTTCTGTTACCGGCCCTTGCACCGTGgatcggcggtggcaccggaacggGATCGGGGGAGGACGACGGAGCGGATGATCGCTCCGCCACCCCCGGTTCGTTCTCACCGTTCgcggccgacgatgacgatgatgaggaggaagatgaggacgatgaggagggCGAGGAAGAGAGTCGGTGCCAGGATCTGTCTTGCCATCAGCGaacggcaccagcaccaccaccaccaccaacagcaacaccgtCTGCGATGCTATACTTCGATCTCGATGATCGACGGAACGTGAGGAAGCGCTTGCTGCGACGGCGGCGCTGTCGAAGTGGCGAGGAGGCAGAAAGCGATCGTGTGGTGGCGGCCAGTAAACGAAAGTCGAGCGACTCGATCAGTAGTGCCGCCCGCGATAGTGATGACGACAGTGGAAGCGgaggtgatgctgctgctgcggctgacGCGGAGACTGTTCGTGGCGAGCTTCCGATGGCGTTACTCGCTGCCAAGCGGTTGAAGCCGGATACGGACACCCGGCCCAGTTCCTCCTGCACGCCACAGTTCTACGCATCGCCCGCTATCTGCTCGCGGAGTAGTGAGACGGAGTCGCGCACCTCAtcctcatcgccatcgtccggCCAACAGCTGGAAGCGGAAAAcctgaccaccaccgggcccggccattaccagcaccagcagcagccaaggGCCAGTGATATACCGGAGACTGTGGCGTCGGTCGAAAGTATCGATCGGATAACGTCGCTGGTATCGATCTTCAGCTTCGGCAATCTGTCGCGCTCCGTGTCGACGCCGGATTTCTGTGCGGCCCAGGCGCAGAAGGACCGTGGGTCGGGGTCGCGCCCCgacggggtggtggtggtcggtggtgctgcaTTGCAGCATCACGGCCAGCGCGGCTACCTGACGATGACGGTGTAG